A stretch of Pseudomonas sp. 7SR1 DNA encodes these proteins:
- a CDS encoding dermonecrotic toxin domain-containing protein, whose protein sequence is MPDNHPPTPSFNPPQANGTALTTQLEASQQRMIRLNDAIPRASQIATRHLDDWFKRTFPAIADTVDVKELALYTWRDEAIPPAQRNSGGPATRRVTDTVALDTLLWRAIAGRVDTQAFFVELDNVDVITNQGETTQMPVALNTRIAKEEIKRLSDTLAESFAELLAQALDDFWDGSTEFTQERHVSDWLAMEFGVQLKAQADLHHLDGTLSPQMHKAVADLGVSAPDAASRASITERLRPGIHALALTPEGWGFSVPLTSAIALTQHDSQDHPGHALLYSPGEPLEIYRDLAALKAGLAQHDNAGDRVHIAPMTQNFLAHLVADLRTTQKAAVHDTLLDGPAEDERLSAWVARIDAAANIGDRLDLAAAMDERELRLNQKKLDDWLHGNPNVTGSDRVAWWRAVQDLQKTLDDVSPPPDPVTLATQDALQARIRELLVRFVKEKHPSADPDRIVLGIRKQILDPHAPTGESPFGSGISRDPVKAIVDDRRSMTQWAMSNLTPDERNATHVSVEGPLSFAQIVEVIERANVGARLPAELQLAARTRQPQWMAVKAKQMRAQAWAAHISGDLRHDRDKTGLNLVLAALDSPAPEGRRKVNGHEVVVRQVQWGDSVLKEILAFGVRTLASRPSLTLYTPGAPDGKTFRDVDANSDRELEAALVRTLTATLDMTRWLISQLPLLEQADQLASLVPASENLTLNEKIRKITQPSFSWIRHRVLDDFASNVYSPVVKADLFKALHETQITHAIKTADSLTVSNAERDSTAAQEGRRKGVALLTGAMAMFYAGRLGGVLGRAILPTMAGGAAVSAIKDEDGSFSQWAGDFIHGLGEVLAEAGQDLIMARAAHRRSKERPRLSSLARMPDPELEPFVLKGFNGKGLAPEGRDRYRDAGGQGYLKLGKDYCKTAIQEGEQIIYASNNRSNQRRVAWKNGRWQLQEPLRLLGGGNLLSLFSRTPETAQRKTCNALVEGVLVDHHWPSRKVVSIARKVIYSMPDELAERILRESMSDLGVDNIDTYRSRIDAINKGLRSFTPHKVHHENLLYKYNVWQAVDYCTQDLQPQGLQLNSTQKIRIFDMTLPLRRELFDSEGNFKMMMSSLPDNLTGALFVTIIPEQGKKKAAMTKIQADIHDVVAAAEQRVWRELGTDFPGEGPEVEAAKKEYKETPENLALYKSKKLQIFREEMQKRHKPGLLTEIRNNRIPYLIINKGKSLRKTLLVTQEDITDFSRKLSNYDAFDIEVVTQVPSKKVPSKTPTTSTPVAPPQASPVKDRFTVSANTLAETQMSYNSFPDAAKTRITQIMDDIRAGRATTKRINRFYWYDMAQLSPGGGRGAWRAAFERKGDSWILQGFYDYHVNKPATVWEG, encoded by the coding sequence ATGCCGGACAACCACCCGCCCACACCGTCTTTCAACCCGCCCCAGGCCAATGGCACCGCACTGACCACCCAGCTCGAGGCGTCGCAACAGCGGATGATCCGCCTGAACGATGCCATTCCAAGGGCATCGCAGATCGCGACGCGGCACCTGGACGACTGGTTCAAACGCACCTTTCCCGCCATCGCGGACACGGTCGATGTAAAAGAGCTGGCCCTGTACACATGGCGAGACGAGGCCATCCCCCCCGCACAACGCAACAGCGGCGGACCGGCGACGCGCAGGGTGACGGACACGGTGGCCCTCGACACGCTGCTCTGGCGGGCAATCGCCGGCAGGGTCGATACACAGGCGTTTTTCGTCGAACTGGACAACGTCGACGTCATCACGAACCAGGGCGAAACCACCCAGATGCCCGTGGCACTGAACACCCGCATCGCAAAGGAAGAAATCAAGCGCTTGAGCGACACCCTGGCGGAATCGTTCGCAGAGCTTCTGGCGCAGGCACTGGACGACTTCTGGGATGGATCCACCGAGTTCACCCAGGAACGCCACGTCAGCGACTGGCTGGCAATGGAGTTCGGTGTTCAGCTAAAGGCCCAGGCCGATCTTCATCATCTGGACGGAACGTTGAGCCCGCAGATGCACAAGGCAGTGGCCGACCTGGGGGTATCGGCCCCGGACGCGGCCTCTCGCGCCAGCATCACGGAGCGGCTGCGACCTGGCATCCACGCCTTGGCGTTGACCCCCGAAGGCTGGGGATTCAGCGTACCGCTGACCTCCGCCATTGCGCTGACCCAGCACGACAGCCAAGACCATCCCGGACATGCACTGCTGTACAGCCCGGGCGAACCGCTGGAGATCTACCGGGACCTGGCCGCCCTGAAAGCCGGCCTGGCGCAGCACGATAACGCCGGGGACAGGGTGCACATTGCGCCCATGACGCAGAACTTCCTCGCTCATCTGGTCGCCGACCTGCGCACAACGCAAAAGGCGGCAGTGCATGACACCTTGCTGGACGGCCCGGCCGAAGACGAAAGACTCAGCGCGTGGGTGGCCAGGATCGATGCCGCGGCGAACATCGGGGACAGGCTGGACCTGGCCGCAGCCATGGACGAGCGCGAACTGCGGCTGAACCAGAAAAAACTGGACGACTGGTTGCACGGCAACCCGAACGTCACGGGCTCCGACCGCGTGGCCTGGTGGCGGGCGGTGCAGGACCTGCAGAAAACCCTGGACGACGTGTCGCCCCCTCCGGACCCGGTGACCCTGGCGACCCAGGACGCGCTCCAGGCGCGGATCCGCGAGCTGCTTGTCCGATTCGTCAAGGAAAAACACCCATCAGCCGACCCTGACCGGATCGTCCTGGGGATCCGCAAACAGATCCTCGATCCACACGCCCCGACGGGTGAATCGCCGTTTGGTTCTGGCATTTCACGCGACCCGGTGAAAGCCATCGTGGATGACCGGCGCTCCATGACGCAATGGGCCATGTCCAACCTGACCCCGGACGAACGCAATGCCACCCACGTTAGCGTGGAGGGGCCGCTGAGCTTCGCGCAGATCGTGGAGGTCATCGAGCGGGCGAACGTGGGCGCCCGTCTACCGGCCGAACTGCAACTGGCCGCACGTACTCGCCAGCCGCAATGGATGGCCGTCAAGGCGAAACAGATGCGGGCCCAGGCTTGGGCCGCCCATATCTCCGGCGACCTGAGGCACGACCGGGACAAGACCGGACTCAACCTGGTGCTGGCGGCACTGGACAGTCCGGCGCCGGAAGGGCGCAGAAAGGTCAATGGCCACGAGGTGGTGGTCCGGCAGGTCCAGTGGGGCGACAGCGTGCTGAAGGAAATCCTCGCGTTCGGCGTCAGGACACTGGCGAGTCGCCCCTCGCTGACGCTGTATACGCCCGGGGCACCAGACGGCAAGACGTTCAGGGACGTCGATGCCAACAGCGACCGAGAGCTGGAAGCCGCGCTGGTGCGGACACTCACGGCCACGCTGGACATGACCCGCTGGCTGATCTCGCAATTGCCCTTGCTCGAGCAAGCCGACCAGCTTGCCAGCCTGGTGCCGGCCTCGGAGAACCTGACGCTCAACGAGAAGATAAGGAAGATCACGCAACCGAGCTTCTCGTGGATAAGACACAGGGTCCTGGATGACTTTGCGTCGAATGTCTATTCGCCCGTGGTCAAGGCAGACCTGTTCAAGGCGCTGCACGAGACCCAGATAACCCATGCAATCAAGACCGCCGACTCGCTGACCGTAAGCAATGCCGAGCGCGACAGCACCGCGGCACAGGAAGGACGCAGAAAGGGTGTCGCGTTATTGACCGGCGCCATGGCCATGTTCTACGCCGGCCGCCTGGGCGGAGTACTGGGGCGCGCGATCCTGCCGACCATGGCCGGCGGCGCCGCGGTATCGGCGATCAAGGACGAGGACGGCAGCTTCAGCCAGTGGGCAGGGGACTTTATCCACGGGCTGGGCGAGGTGTTGGCAGAGGCCGGACAGGACCTGATCATGGCCCGCGCGGCACACCGTCGCAGCAAGGAGCGCCCGAGGCTGTCGTCGCTTGCTCGAATGCCAGACCCGGAACTGGAGCCTTTTGTCCTCAAGGGCTTCAACGGCAAGGGGTTGGCGCCCGAAGGTCGTGACCGGTATCGGGATGCCGGCGGGCAGGGCTACCTGAAGCTAGGCAAGGACTATTGCAAGACCGCGATACAGGAAGGCGAGCAGATCATCTATGCGTCCAACAATCGGTCGAACCAGCGAAGGGTGGCCTGGAAAAACGGTCGCTGGCAACTCCAGGAACCGCTGCGACTGCTCGGCGGGGGAAACCTGCTGAGTCTGTTCAGCCGGACTCCCGAAACTGCGCAACGCAAAACCTGCAACGCCCTGGTCGAGGGGGTCCTGGTGGATCATCACTGGCCTTCGCGCAAGGTGGTCTCCATCGCGAGAAAGGTCATCTACTCGATGCCCGACGAACTGGCAGAGCGTATCCTGCGCGAGAGCATGAGCGACCTCGGCGTCGACAACATAGACACCTATCGCTCACGGATAGACGCCATAAACAAAGGACTGCGCAGCTTCACGCCACATAAGGTCCACCACGAAAACCTGCTGTACAAATACAACGTATGGCAAGCCGTCGATTACTGCACCCAGGACCTCCAGCCCCAAGGCCTGCAACTCAACTCGACCCAGAAAATCCGAATCTTCGACATGACACTGCCGCTCAGGCGCGAGCTTTTCGACAGTGAAGGCAATTTCAAGATGATGATGTCGTCCCTGCCCGACAACCTCACCGGCGCACTGTTCGTCACGATCATCCCCGAACAGGGCAAGAAGAAAGCCGCGATGACCAAGATACAGGCGGATATCCATGATGTGGTTGCCGCTGCCGAACAAAGAGTCTGGCGCGAGCTGGGGACCGACTTCCCCGGGGAAGGACCTGAAGTCGAGGCCGCCAAGAAAGAGTACAAGGAAACGCCTGAAAACCTTGCGCTGTACAAGAGCAAGAAGCTGCAGATCTTCAGGGAAGAAATGCAGAAACGACACAAGCCCGGGCTCCTGACGGAAATCCGCAACAACAGGATTCCTTATCTCATCATCAACAAGGGCAAATCACTGCGCAAAACGCTACTGGTGACCCAGGAGGACATCACGGATTTCAGCAGAAAACTTTCCAACTACGACGCCTTCGATATCGAGGTGGTGACCCAGGTCCCTTCGAAAAAAGTGCCTAGCAAGACCCCGACCACCAGCACGCCTGTAGCCCCGCCGCAAGCATCGCCGGTCAAGGACAGGTTCACCGTAAGCGCCAATACCCTGGCGGAAACACAGATGTCCTACAACAGCTTCCCCGACGCGGCCAAGACCAGGATCACGCAGATCATGGACGACATCCGCGCCGGCAGGGCCACCACCAAGAGAATCAACAGGTTCTACTGGTACGACATGGCCCAGCTCTCCCCCGGCGGCGGCAGAGGGGCCTGGCGCGCGGCGTTCGAACGCAAGGGTGATAGCTGGATACTCCAGGGCTTCTACGACTATCACGTCAATAAACCTGCGACGGTCTGGGAGGGCTGA
- a CDS encoding LysR family transcriptional regulator — MELRHLRYFIAVAEELHFGRAALALGISQPPLSQQIQALEQEIGARLFERTNRRVELSEAGRLFLEEARRVLAQVDKAADVARRAQQGELGELKIGFTSSAPFNSTIPQAIFSFRQRFPAVHLNLREMSSTQVADALVDEAIEVGIMRPLPLPDSLSVIELSREPLVAVLSAKHPLAQGNEEGLFLSALAHEPFVFFPRSYGSGLYAQLLNLARDAGFSPHFAQEAGEAMTIIGLVAAGLGVSVLPASYQRMRIDGVVYRPLLDPAAVSAVWLVQRKDQRSPMAKGFVALLTDEGALSVS; from the coding sequence ATGGAATTGCGTCATCTGCGTTACTTCATCGCCGTCGCCGAGGAGCTTCATTTCGGCCGTGCCGCGCTGGCGCTGGGTATCTCCCAGCCTCCCTTGAGCCAGCAGATCCAGGCGTTGGAACAGGAGATCGGCGCGCGTCTGTTCGAGCGCACCAATCGTCGGGTCGAACTGAGCGAAGCCGGGCGGCTGTTTCTGGAAGAGGCGCGACGGGTCCTGGCCCAGGTCGACAAGGCGGCTGACGTAGCCCGCCGCGCCCAGCAGGGGGAACTGGGCGAGTTGAAAATCGGGTTCACCTCCTCGGCGCCGTTCAATTCCACCATCCCCCAGGCGATCTTCTCCTTTCGCCAGCGATTTCCGGCCGTGCACCTGAACCTGCGGGAAATGAGCAGTACCCAGGTGGCCGATGCGCTGGTGGACGAGGCGATCGAAGTCGGCATCATGCGCCCGTTGCCGCTGCCCGACTCCCTGAGTGTCATCGAGTTGAGCCGCGAACCCCTGGTGGCCGTGCTCAGCGCCAAGCATCCACTGGCCCAGGGCAATGAGGAGGGGCTGTTTCTATCGGCGCTGGCCCATGAACCCTTTGTATTCTTTCCCCGCAGCTACGGCAGCGGCCTGTATGCGCAGCTCCTGAACCTGGCTCGCGACGCCGGCTTCAGTCCGCATTTCGCCCAGGAGGCCGGGGAAGCCATGACCATCATAGGCCTGGTGGCGGCGGGGCTGGGTGTTTCGGTGCTGCCGGCGTCTTACCAGCGGATGCGAATCGATGGCGTGGTCTATCGACCGCTGCTCGACCCCGCGGCGGTGTCGGCCGTGTGGCTGGTACAGCGCAAGGACCAGCGTTCGCCGATGGCCAAGGGGTTCGTGGCGTTGTTGACCGACGAGGGGGCTTTGTCTGTTTCCTGA
- the hemE gene encoding uroporphyrinogen decarboxylase, with the protein MTALKNDRFLRALLKQPVDVTPVWMMRQAGRYLPEYRASRAKAGDFMSLCMNPQFACEVTLQPLDRYPQLDAAILFSDILTIPDAMGQGLYFETGEGPRFKKVVSSLADIEALPIPDPQKDLGYVMDAVSTIRRELNGRVPLIGFSGSPWTLATYMVEGGSSKDFRKTKAMLYDNPQAMHLLLDKLAQSVTSYLNGQIMAGAQAVQIFDTWGGNLSAAAYQEFSLAYMRKIVSGLIREHEGRQVPVILFTKNGGLWLESIADAGADALGLDWTCDIGNARARVGDKVALQGNMDPTVLYAKPEAIRAEVGRILASYGKGSGHVFNLGHGITPEVDPEHAGAFLRAVHELSAQYHG; encoded by the coding sequence CTTCGCGCCCTGCTCAAGCAACCCGTAGACGTCACCCCTGTGTGGATGATGCGCCAGGCCGGTCGCTATCTGCCGGAGTACCGCGCCAGCCGCGCCAAGGCCGGCGATTTCATGAGCCTGTGCATGAACCCGCAATTCGCTTGCGAGGTCACGCTGCAGCCCCTGGATCGTTACCCGCAGCTGGATGCGGCGATCCTGTTCTCCGACATCCTCACCATCCCCGACGCCATGGGCCAGGGTCTGTATTTCGAGACCGGCGAAGGCCCACGCTTCAAGAAGGTCGTCAGCTCCCTGGCCGACATCGAGGCATTGCCGATCCCGGATCCGCAAAAGGACCTGGGCTACGTCATGGATGCGGTCAGCACCATTCGCCGCGAGCTCAACGGTCGCGTGCCGTTGATCGGTTTTTCCGGCAGCCCCTGGACCCTGGCGACCTACATGGTCGAAGGCGGTTCGTCCAAGGACTTCCGCAAGACCAAGGCGATGCTCTACGACAACCCGCAAGCCATGCACCTGCTGCTGGACAAGCTGGCGCAGTCGGTCACCTCCTACCTCAATGGCCAGATCATGGCCGGGGCGCAGGCGGTGCAGATCTTCGACACCTGGGGCGGCAACCTGTCGGCGGCGGCCTATCAGGAGTTCTCCCTGGCCTATATGCGCAAGATCGTCAGCGGCCTGATTCGCGAACATGAAGGGCGCCAGGTACCGGTGATCCTGTTCACCAAGAATGGCGGCCTGTGGCTGGAGAGTATCGCCGACGCGGGCGCCGATGCCCTGGGCCTGGACTGGACCTGCGATATCGGCAACGCCCGTGCGCGGGTCGGTGACAAGGTGGCCCTGCAAGGCAACATGGACCCGACCGTCCTCTACGCCAAGCCTGAAGCCATTCGTGCCGAGGTTGGTCGAATCCTGGCCAGCTACGGTAAGGGCAGCGGCCACGTATTCAACCTGGGTCACGGCATCACCCCGGAAGTCGATCCGGAACACGCCGGTGCTTTCCTGCGCGCCGTGCATGAGTTGTCGGCGCAATACCACGGCTGA
- a CDS encoding MFS transporter, protein MAHEIPPQPDNVAGQLADIYIEKGTSMFMHTVLALFCGGFATFALLYCVQPMMPLLSAEFSINAAQSSLILSVATALLAIGLLITGPISDRIGRKPVMVAALFAAALCTIASAMMPTWQGVLVLRALVGLSLSGLAAVAMTYLSEEIHPKHIGLAMGLYIAGNAIGGMSGRLIAGVLIDFVSWHTAMLVIGGLALIAAAVFWRILPESRNFRPRSLHPRSLLEGFTMHFRDAGLPLLFLEAFVLMGAFVTLFNYIGYRLLAAPYHLDQAFVGLLSVVYLSGIYSSAKVGSLADKLGRRKMLWATIALMLAGLVLTLFTPLSLVILGMLVFTFGFFGAHSVASSWIGRRATRAKGQASSLYLFSYYAGSSIAGTAGGVAWHLGGWNGIGLFIGALLVIALGVALKLAKLPVLPGNMQV, encoded by the coding sequence CTGGCCCATGAAATCCCTCCCCAGCCGGACAACGTCGCTGGGCAACTGGCGGACATCTACATCGAGAAAGGCACCTCGATGTTCATGCATACAGTCCTGGCGCTGTTCTGCGGCGGGTTCGCGACGTTCGCCCTGCTGTATTGCGTGCAGCCGATGATGCCGCTGTTGTCGGCGGAGTTTTCCATCAACGCCGCCCAGAGCAGCCTGATCCTGTCGGTGGCGACCGCCTTGCTCGCCATCGGCCTTTTGATCACCGGTCCGATCTCCGACCGCATCGGCCGCAAGCCGGTGATGGTCGCGGCGCTGTTCGCCGCGGCGTTGTGCACGATTGCCAGCGCCATGATGCCCACCTGGCAAGGCGTACTGGTACTGCGCGCCCTCGTGGGGCTGTCGTTGAGCGGACTGGCGGCCGTGGCCATGACCTACCTGAGCGAAGAAATCCATCCCAAGCACATCGGCCTGGCGATGGGCCTGTATATCGCCGGCAACGCCATCGGCGGCATGTCCGGACGGCTGATCGCCGGCGTACTGATCGACTTCGTCAGTTGGCACACCGCGATGCTGGTGATCGGCGGTCTCGCACTGATCGCCGCGGCGGTGTTCTGGAGGATTCTTCCCGAGTCGCGCAACTTCCGTCCGCGCTCGCTGCACCCACGCAGCCTGCTGGAAGGGTTCACCATGCACTTTCGCGATGCCGGGTTGCCACTGCTGTTTCTCGAAGCGTTCGTGTTGATGGGGGCGTTCGTGACGCTGTTCAACTACATCGGCTACCGCCTGCTGGCCGCGCCTTATCATCTGGACCAGGCGTTCGTCGGCTTGCTGTCGGTGGTGTACCTGTCGGGTATCTACAGTTCGGCCAAGGTCGGCTCGCTGGCCGACAAACTGGGTCGCCGCAAGATGCTCTGGGCGACCATTGCACTGATGCTGGCAGGCCTGGTGCTGACTCTGTTCACTCCGCTGTCCCTGGTGATCCTGGGCATGCTGGTGTTCACCTTCGGGTTCTTCGGTGCCCACTCCGTCGCCAGCAGCTGGATCGGTCGCCGGGCAACCAGAGCCAAGGGGCAGGCCTCATCGCTCTACCTGTTCAGCTACTACGCGGGTTCGAGTATCGCGGGCACGGCCGGTGGCGTGGCCTGGCACCTGGGTGGCTGGAACGGCATCGGATTGTTCATCGGGGCCTTGCTGGTGATTGCGTTGGGGGTGGCATTGAAACTGGCCAAGCTACCGGTGTTGCCGGGCAACATGCAGGTCTAG